In Falco peregrinus isolate bFalPer1 chromosome 9, bFalPer1.pri, whole genome shotgun sequence, the genomic stretch AGGAACTGGTTTCCCCCTCCTTTAACTTTTCCTGTTGCATCTTCCACCAGGGAACCTCCTGCTCCCGGCCCCCCGAGTACATGAGGAGCGCTGGTCAGGCAGAAGATGCTCAGACATCTGGCCTTGGTGGGTGAGGGGCAGCTAACCTTGCCAAGGCCACGGCGAGGGGAGGAGGCGCTCGCAAGTGAGACGGGCTCTCTGCCTCCCCGTGAGCAGGCTCCGTTCACTTTGGGTGAAATAAGCCacaaagcaaagcccagctgcaCCAGCCCTGCTTCAAACAGCGGCCAGCAGATACGCAGAGGATCCTGCCAGCGGAGGAGAGCGCTCGGAGCCTCGGTGTAAGAGCACCGGGCAGACTGAGCAGGGAAAGCAACGACAGAGCAAGGAAGCAGCCTCGGTGGTGCATTAAAAACCAGAGCTGGGTGGAGATCATCCCCACCCGCTCACCTCTCCCTCTTGAGCAAACAAATCGGTTTGCTGAGTTTTACTGCACCAAGGCTCACCCCAGGGTGCCCAGGGCCAGCGCATCCAGGTGTCCGCCCCCGGCTTCCCTGGCTCCCCCCCAAAGGCACCCCGGGCTGCCCTGGCAGCTCTGCGCCCCCAGGACCCGCCAGGGATTCAGGCTCTGAGCCGGGCCAAGCTGGAGAGAGGATGGCAGACACTGGTGTCAGGGGTAATGCTTCTCAAGGAGGGGATGGACCTGCACCTTCTTCAGCCTTGTCCGTTTTGGGACTAATACGTGCTTTGATGCTCGGCCCTGTGAATTATGCAGCGAACCTCAAGGCTGTGACTTCAAAAAAGCAGGCTGGAAaaagtgcacacacacacacaaataagaAATGCCTGTTCCCAGCACCTCCAAAAGCACTTCTGGGTCCTTCATGGCCCTAAATCACCACACAGCATCCCCAAAAACCAACCTGGCGATGGATTTGGGACCCCAAACCCAATTCAGAGACGTTCCCTTCTGCACAGCCCATTCCAGCCTGATTTAAGGCTGAGACTGAAGGCTGAGGCTTTAAAGCATCCCTTTATAAGTCTTTCTCAGGTGACTGATTTCCTCCTCTGTCTCATTAGTGGCTGCCAGCAGATGCTATTTCCCCAGAAGAAGCCACACTCCACTTGTTATAGCCATCTCAAAACCATCCTGTCATTTCTTCCCTCCTCACAGCCACGGCGAAGCCGGGAGCATATTTATCAAGAAGCAGACACAGCAGATTTTTATGGTTAAGCTTAGGTCATTAATCTCTATCCAGAgttttcagcatcttcctcAGCTTCGCCGTGTTTGTTTAATTCTCAGAGGGTCGCTCCATGAAGCTCTGGGTAATTGCAGATTAACCGCTTTTCAATATTAATGGCTCTTCATTAATGTGCCAGACTCTCTCCCCTCCAGAGCCCAGGCGATAGCTATTAGCGTCATGCCCACAGCTCCCCACGGTGCAAATTACTTTTGTCTTTAGGGCCGAAATTCCATGATAGGAGCCCAAATCTTCCACGTGCTATGGCTGCTTtgtagcagaaatattttggagCAAGAGCGATTCCCTCCCCCAGCCTAACGCAGCGAGCTTCCTCCTGCAGATGGCTCAGAGATGCTCTTCAGCCACCCCAAACTGCAGCATATTCAAGGATGGGGAGGGATGGtggcacctctcctgtgcccTCATCTTTCTAGGAGGCATCTTTCTGTACATAGCCCATACCCAAGGCCtcacagagcagggcagggtgggacaCATGGCCACAAAAACCTCCCAGGTGACATGAAACCTGCCCAGAAGTGATGTGAGGGCTGCAACCCAGCCTTCATCAGGGTAGCATGACCATGGCATGAAAGTGAGAGCCTCAGCCCCTCCACCCTGGCAGCACCTCCAGGTGCCAGAGTGCGAACCTTGCTGCGCCGGCACTGCGGGGCCGTGCGGGGTGCGTGGGGCTGACGCTGTGCATCTTCATCTGCCTGACCCATGGCGATGGTCGCTGAGGAGCCCCATAGCCCGAGTCACATCTTGGGCTGCACAGCTGAGAGTGGGCAGAGTGAAGCCACGTGGACAACCAGTGGCTGATTTTGCCATCTCAGTTAAGCTCTAGCCAGAACACAGAGCACACTTATCACAGAGGCGCTGAAGAGCTGGTCCTGTATCTCTACACCTTCCTCATCAGCACgtcctctttctctcctctcaaGCCTCTTAGGGGGCTTCAAGTTCCAGGTCTTGTTTAGAAGCCTTCACAGGGCACATTAAGCCTTCCCAAGAACTTGCCTCTTGCCGAATTATTCACAACCAAAGAAactgcccaccccagcctgccGGGATGTCAGtcctctgctttaaaaacatcaaCGGACATGGTGGTTTTGCATGAGCTTGAAGTTCTGTGTATTTGTCCCCTCGGCCCACGAGCAGCTGGGGTGAGCCAGCTCCTGCACCCACACCATCTCCTTAGCACCCTCTGCTCTGTGCCCAGCCTTGCCCGGGGGGGCCGAGCTGCCCAGCTCCGGGCATTACACAGGGCATGAGCTGcgccagcagccagggatcTCTTGGTCAAGAAGAGCCACCGGTCCCCTCTTTGCTTAGACCGAGCTGGGATCAACACATCTAGATGTTGCTGAGCAGAAGCCCCTCGCCCCTCCACAAGCTGTCTGTCCTGCCACTGGGTGGAGGAGGAGACCCCCCCACTAtctggggggcaggggcagcttgAGGTGGGACTTCAGCCCCAGGGCTTTGTCAACCACAtctgggggctgcaggctgtgccaCTGGGCGAGGGGCCGGCGGGGGTTGGATAGCATGTCAGACCAGTGCCGCAGCTGGTTGCCTGTGGCTCGGCAGCCCAGGAAGAGTTTGCCAATGGGCTCGTTCTTCGTCACTTTGTCGTGATCCCAGACGGAGATGACCACGTCCACATTCTTGGGGGGAGTACACAAGAAAGAGCATCAGTGGGAGGGGGCTGGCCACAGCGAGGACCTGCTATGTCCTGGGTACTACAGGGAAGCCTACCTGGATGTGATTGAAAGGCACCTCAAAAACAAGCACCTCATTGAAGTAAGGGCTTAAGGTGTTTTTCTTCACACTTGTCCTcttcttcttccatttcttcctgttCAGGATGAGATGTACCTTGACAAAAGGATCTGAGGAGACAGAGAGAGGGGACAACTGGCAAGAGTGACAATTTTTGACCAAGGAGCTCAGCCATGAAACAGCTTCCCTGGGCGATTCCCAAGCAGAGCACAGCATCCCATGTGTCGCTCCTTGTAGCGAACATCCATCCCTCTTCCTCTTGCCCAGAGctcacctcctcctgccaccagcTTCCCATACCATCCAGCCACGACATCTCCTCCTGGGAGAtacctccagctctgcccaaAGCTGGAGTatctgtgctggggaaggctgaAGCCAGTGAGGCGTGGCTATGGTGGTGGCAGCAAGAAGCAGGGCTTGACACTAAGAGGCACTTACAAGGCTTCGCAGCTCTTGGTGCCATCACTGAGgcctgggcaggagcagagcgATCTAAGCATGAGCAGCCCCTGCTGACCTGAGAGCCCATGGGAGTCCATCCGCTTCAGCTTCTTGGCTTCCAGGATGAGCACCGTCAGCttgccagtgctggggacatAGCGCAGCGAGAAGCAGATctcacccagctgctcttcctgATGGAGAGATGCCAGTGATGAGCACTGGGCAAAGGAGCAGGCTCATCTGGGACACAAGCACCAGGCTGGCCCCAGGTTTGCTGGGTCTCCCCCACCCTCGTGCTTGCCCCCAAGGACCTGGTGCTTGGGGCAGCGGCAAGTGAAGCAACAGCGCATCCCTCCCAACAGTTTCCTCTTCACCAGGACCAACCTTCACTTTACTGCCCACTGCCAGGTCACTCCACTGCTCGATGACGTGCTGCAGGCTGACGCTGGCCAGGGGCAGCCGGACCTCACCGATGACTTCATGCTTGGCAAAGCGGTTGAAGTCACAGACCCGCATCACCAGCGTGGATTCAGGCACCTCTGCCTGGGGTACCTATGGGGGAGGACCCGAAAGCTGGACTCACTCCTCagtggcagccctgccccacaggATAGGGCAGCAGATGCGATAATAGGTTTTTCTCCCTGGTGCTTCCACATCCCAGTTGCAAAGACATCTCCCTCCCtggagaggtttttttcccagggagCAACATTGCAACATTCTTGatgggacaaaaaaaaccatcagCAGCTTTAGTTTCCTACCTGGAAAGTGAAGCTCTCATTGAACACAGGGTTCAGGGTCTTGCGGTAAACCCTGGTCTCGTACCTCTTCTTCACATCAGATGTTAGGTAGGTGATCACGTAGGGATCAGATGTGCCACTGCTGTCCATGGCCTtcagctcagctgcctgcttCACCCCGACTTTCAACTTAAAAGGAGCAATGTACAAGGTCACCAGCTGGAGGGGGATGGGGCCAGATGACCAAGGGCTTGGTGGGAAGCAAGCGAGTGCAGCAGGAAGGATACCTCCATGCCGTGCAGGCATGAGAGCTggcaggctgtgggcagggggtgaggCGCAAGAGGGTATGGGCCACCTCAGTGGGCAGCAAAGAGGGACCATGCAGGACCAAAgccttttccctgctgtgctgcgGCCACGAGCATCCCTACCTCCTGCGCACGGAAGTTGTACTCCAGGGAGTACTGCAGCTTTCCTCGCCCTGTCTGCTCCACACCATGCTCCAGGTCCTCCGCCTCGGGCTGGACCTGCAACAGAGAGCAGCGCTACCCTGAGGACGTGCTCAGCCACATCCCTGACCATGCTGCACTCCCACCGCCCTGGGAccaggcagcacccaggggagggagatgggggagaagggagagcagGACGCACGAGGCTGGcggtggtgctgctgctgacagcatGCAAGCTGACTCTctccttcttcctgggcttcttcttgccacagcagcacctgaTGATGCagatgaggaagaggagtaGGAGAACACCCACTGCCACAGCCACAGCGATGAGTGCCCATTTGGGTACTGGTGTGATGTTTGGGGAGCAGAGATGGACAGAAGAGTTAAATCCAAGCAAAAAAACGACAGAGTTGATTTAAATCTGTTCCTGTTGTACTTTCAAAACTGCCCCTATAATCCTGGGCAAGTGTCCcatggagaggctgcagctggagaccCTTCTCCAAATGGGTAGCGAGGATGCCCTGCACTCCTGGAGTGGCACGGTACCGCTCTACAGCATACCCACCCTGACAGACCCCACTGGAAAAAGGGAtttggagagagggagaagtgGATACAGAGCCACAGAGTGCAGGACCCCACTGGATAATGCTGCCCGAGAGAGCAGAGCAAGCACCGCCGTACTCACGTGGGATCCGGCTAAGCCAGCCGCCCAGGGAGCCCGGCCGAGCCGTGGTGCTGATGGCCACGGGGCTGCCAGCGAGCGGGGAGGCTGTTGACCTGCCATTCCTGGCTGTCACTGCCATGGCTAAACTGGGGTGACCTGGGGACACAAGCAAAATTAACAAGCTGAGGATTTCCTTCCCAGTAGGTGCTGGTGGCCCAGGGCTCTAACCAGAGCAAACACAATTAAAAGGCAGAGCCCAGCGGGAAGGTTTAGAACTGTGGGCAGGGAGTGCTCTGCACTAGCTGGCCCCTCACCTACAGCCTTGCCATTTGTACCCTGCAAGCCTGCCttaggaaagggaagggagcaggaagGATGGATTGGGGCATTTTCCTTCGTTTTTGAGAAGTGGAATCACCTGGCtgtaggggggggggggaaatccccACAAAACCAAGAGCTGTTTTGCGCTGGCCCCTCCCTGGCCAGGCAGCACGGcggaagggtttgggtttgctCAGCCCCACGCAAGCCCCACCATTAGCTAACAGCCTCtctggggctgagcagcaggagggtTTGCTCCTGGGcttgcagcagggcaggtggcAGTGGTGCCACCAGGTTGGGGTCACACTAGCTCGGAAATTTTGCGTAAACCCAACCTGTGCACATGGCAACGCTGACGTGGCTTATGGGAAGGCTTCACATTTAAAGCAGAACGGTCCTTCATTAACTGCTTTCCCCATAGCAAGCTCTCATTCTAGCATGAATGCTTCCTGGTAGCCTTCTTGCCTCCTTTCGGGTGAGGAGCGGCAGCAGGACGGTGTGCCAGGAGCAAGGCTGTGCAGGGAGCGGGTCTGCAGCCGTCACAGCGCTGGTGGCACCCAGCCCTGGCGCCGTGGCCGATGTGGGCAGGCATGTGCCCATTTGCTGCCCCAGCCGCCTGCCCCCCTGCCAACACCACCTGGCTCTTGCACGGGGATCCTCCCAGGGAGAAAGCAGCCCTGCGCTTCCCTCTGCTGAGTCTGCAAAGCCAGCAAGAGCCCTTGATTTATCCAGCAGCGGGCTTTGCCACGTGCAGGCATAGGGCTGGAAGGatgtgggagctgctgccgcgCCTGCGGCATCATCGCTGGGGCAATGCAGTGCAGGTTAAGTGACTTGCCCAGGGCCACCTGGGACGTCTGTCCCATAGGACACGCAAGCTCCACGCACAGCCTTGCCACCAGTAGCTTTAATGATCAGTTTCTCCTGTCCCCACATGAGGAATTCAGTGCCCGGTGACACACCTGCGATACTCAGGAGGTGCCCAGCCCTGGCTTCAGGCTGTGGCAGTGGGTAGACACAACAGCGTGGGTGAGCAGACACCCACCCAACACAGAATTAGGTGTCTCAGCACTTTTTCCCCACCAGACCCCCATGGGCTGTGTCACATCAGTCTGACATTGGCCCTGGTTTAAAAGACCAGCTcatcccagccccacagggtgACCCGAGCTGCTGTTTTGGAGACGATGGGGACAGCCCTGCTGTGGTCTGGGAGAGGCAGCACAGCCTCagtgggctctgcagggagcgtcaagcatccctgctcccagaaaaggggctgggggagccctgCTTCTTGCTCCCAGCCTGCGCTGACCGCATTCACGAACTGGGACTTACCGGTGAGTGTCCTTCCCAGCCTCAGtctcccttccccactgctgtcACACGTGCCAGGGGCATGCTGCGGGGTGAGATGGGACCCCGCCAGGCACGGAGCCCAGGGTGCAGCTGCGCTGGTGGCTGCAAGGCTCGGccaaaacaggaaaatctgCTTTGCCAGCCCAGGAACCGGGCggccccagcagctccatcagCCCCACCTCACTGCTGACCCAAGCGGTGCTCAGGCAGGCGAAAAGCCAGCGGGGAACTCCCTGCCGGACTGGGAAACAAaacctgccctcctgcctgcgaGAAGCCAGCGGGCATcgctgctgtgccccagcaaATTCACTTCTCCGTGTTCCCCCTGCATCAATGCTGGGCTGGACTGCGTGGCTGTAGGCACTTAGCACAAGGGGACAGGCACTTGCAAGGGGACGGGTGCAGGGCTGCATCCATCCCTGTGGGCTCTGCAAGTGCAGCTTGTTGACCCACACGGCACACAGTTGTTAATGCATCGTGTGAGGGCTCGGGAAATGCGTGCAGTGGGGATGAAGGGGGATGCAGCGCTCCAACACAGCCGGGAGGACAGACAGGATGAGGCGACACTGCTTGGGTGGGTCCATCTCCCAGcgccaacagcagcagcaccaggcacaTGCACAGGAGCTATTTCACCGTCATCGCTGTCACACTGAATTTATGCTTGCACACTTCTTCCCTTGCAAAGTCAGCCCAAAACCTGCCTTGTCACTGCAGAAATTTGGGGTGGTGCCGGCAGCAGGGAGCGATACCGCTGGTGCCCGACGGCTGACGCAGGCATGGGGGGAGAGGCCTCAGCAACCGGACCcgtcccagctctgcctggccgCCCCAGCACACCAGTCCTGCCAGATTTTCACATGGGCACCAAGGCGCGTCACACTGGGTGCCTGGTCACAGCAGAGGTGCCTGGGCTGCCCCTCCGCCACCTGAAACACAGCCTGCTTGCAAGCAccctgctgctcagggaagcATCATCTCCaggagcaggagatgctgcGGGAATGATGCTGCAGCAGACTTCTGAGGTGGAAACACAGATGCCAAAACACTTTTTGCTCTAAACTGGCGGTCCCACAGGATGTACAGGGGAAATGCAGAACGGGGACAGGGGTAAAAAGCAACAGGCCCAATAAAATCAATCATGGAAAGGAGGTTCACATTTGCATGCTAAAAGCTGAGCATATCAGTAGCCTTTTCGACAGGCTGTTTGCTGGAGACAAGCATCTCGGTGAAGCCAAGCTGCGCAGgaccctggctgcagcccacaCTTTGGGAGGCAATTTGGTGATGCTGGTGGCAACCTGGTGCCATGCAGGGGGACAGCTGCCCAGCCTCAATGCAGGTGAGCTCCGTCTCTGTTggcaggagccaggctgggcagctgctgctctgggccaCCTTCCAGCAGTGGAGCAGGGATGTGCCCCAGCTGGGTGAGGGACAAGCCGCAGGATGGCTTCCTCAGTGtcaccccctgcccacccccctaGGTCTCACTCTTGGGCTGAAAGGAGGCGTTGAAATACCCTGGCAGCACGAGccttgcagggctgggtgccGCAGAGCCCACCTGGAAAAGCAAGATCCCAGCCCAAAACTAACCCCTGCTCGGGGCAGCGTGTAAGaggcagctttcagaaaaaaagggaatggGGACCcaaaattacagtaaaattgCAAACGTGGTGAGcccctgctgcaccctgccaTGCTCTGCACCACCTTTCTCCCTGGCCCAGCTCCCTGCGTACGCTGCAAACCACTCTGGAACAGGTACCCCTGTATTTTCAGTCGAAACCACAGCAGTTATGTATTCAAGGGCTGGGAAACGAGGGGGCTACAGGCACACTATATAAATACCCCGGCTGCAAAAATAGACACCGCCACAGCGCTGGCAGGCAGCGGCTGAGCACGAGCACCAAGGGAGCCTGAGGAGCAGGAGCGGTGCtgagccccttccccagggcacGGCCACGGCCAGGCCCGGTGGCCATCACCGCCTGTGCGGCGCCGGCTGGGAAATGCAGCCTGGCCTGGGCACAAGGCCGAGCCGCCCGGCCGCCTACAAATCCCAGCGTGccggggagcagggctgcaccccagcctggctcctgcctgcttCCTGCCTGCGCGGGGCGGGGGAAATATAAACACCGGCATCTCGGGCGGCGTCGGGATGCTGCCGCCGGACAGGCTGCGCCGGGGAGCGGAGGCAGCGCCGGGGTGAGTCTGGGCTTTGCTCTCTAGCGAAATCCGTGTGCGGCGGGGCAGGATCTGCCCCACGGTGCGCAGCTGCAGGCCGGCTGCGGGCAGCACAAGCGTCGCCTGACATGCGCTCCTGTGCGCCTGCCATTGCGCGCACCGGGGTGCTCACCGAGGCGTGGGTATGTCCGTGTACGCGTATCTGTACATAAACCGTGGGTATGTCCGTGTACGCGTATCTGTACATAAACTGTGGGTATGTCCGTGTACGCGTATCTGTACATAAACCGTGGGTATGTCCATGTACGCGTATCTGTACATAAACCGTGGGTATGTCTGTATACACATATCTGTACATAAACCGTGGGTATGTCCGTATACGCGTATCTGTACATAAACCGTGGGTATGTCCGTGTACGCGTATCTGTACATAAACCGTGGGTATGTCCATGTACGCGTATCTGTACATAAACCGTGGGTATGTCCATGTACGCGTATCTGTACATAAACCGTGGGTATGTCCGTATACGCGTATCTGTACATAAACCGTGGGTATGTCCGTGTACGCGTATCTGTACATAAACCGTGGGTATGTCCGTGTACGCGTATCTGTACATAAACCGTGGGTATGTCCGTATACGCGTATCTGTACATAAACCGTGGGTATGTCCATGTACGCGTATCTGTACATAAACCGTGGGTATGTCTGTATACACATATCTGTACATAAACCGTGGGTATGTCCGTGTACGCGTATCTGTGCATAAACCGTGGGTATGTCCGTGTACGCGTATCTGTGCATAAACCGTGGGTATGTCCGTGTACGCGTATCTGTGCATAAACCGTGGGTATGTCCGTGTACGCGTATCTGTACATAAACCGTGGGTATGTCCGTGTACGCGTATCTGTACATAAACCGTGGGTATGTCTGTATACACATATCTGTACATAAACCGTGGGTATGTCCGTATACGCGTATCTGTACATAAACCGTGGGTATGTCCGTGTACGCGTATCTGTACATAAACCGTGGGTATGTCCGTGTACGCGTATCTGTACATAAACCGTGGGTATGTCCATGTACGCATATCTGTACATAAACCGTGGGTATGTCCGTATACGCGTATCTGTACATAAACCGTGGGTATGTCCGTGTACGCGTATCTGTACATAAACCGTGGGTATGTCCGTGTACGCGTATCTGTACATAAACCGTGGGTATGTCCGTATACGCGTATCTGTACATAAACCGTGGGTATGTCCATGTACGCGTATCTGTACATAAACCGTGGGTATGTCCATGTACGCGTATCTGTACATAAACCGTGGGTATGTCCGTATACGCGTATCTGTACATAAACCGTGGGTATGTCCGTGTACGCGTATCTGTACATAAACCGTGGGTATGTCCGTGTACGCGTATCTGTACATAAACCGTGGGTATGTCCATGTACGCATATCTGTACATAAACCGTGGGTATGTCCGTATACGCGTATCTGTACATAAACCGTGGGTATGTCCGTGTACGCGTATCTGTACATAAACCGTGGGTATGTCCGTGTACGCGTATCTGTACATAAACCGTGGGTATGTCCGTGTACGCGTATCTGTACATAAACCGTGGGTATGTCCGTGTACGCGTATCTGTACATAAACCGCACTGCCGTTAGTGGAGGCTGGCAGACGGAAGGGAGAAGGCGGGCTCGGTGTGCAGCTCTCAgaagaacagagcagaaattaGAGGGggtgctccccccccccccccccaggaagGGCTGCTCAGCCCCGTTGCTGACTCATCTgattttcactttcagaaagGTGCACGGCTGAAATGCTGTTGGAGGAAAGCTGCTCCCTGcttggctgggctgggggtgccaacctccctcctgctctctggGAGAAGACCCCTTCCCAGCATGGGGCATGTGTGGAGGAGGCAGAAGGACGCCTAGCATCTCCTGGCTTTCCAAGCATGCCCCGGCAGGGCgggggagcagccctgagggcGGGCAGGGCTTTCCACCCCAGGGGCAGTCAGGGGCTGCACATGCGAGCATTGAACCCTCAACGGCAGGGCTCTGGCAGCATTTCCTACCACCCCAGGCGATGCTGTGCAGTCCCTGGAGAATAAAAATGAGTTAAAGAAAACggaggcaaaagaaaaggcaCTATGGAGACCCCGACTCACCCTTTACACTTCATGCTGGCTTCGTTCTAtgcctgcacagccccccaACTCGGTAGCCAGGTGGGGCATGAACTGGTAAGTGAGGTTTTAAACCCCTTGCCATTCCCAGCACATCTGCGTGGGGCAGTCATCGCTGCCTCTGCCCTCCAGAGAAACCCTGCAGTGTACTTGT encodes the following:
- the SYT8 gene encoding synaptotagmin-8 translates to MAVTARNGRSTASPLAGSPVAISTTARPGSLGGWLSRIPLPKWALIAVAVAVGVLLLLFLICIIRCCCGKKKPRKKERVSLHAVSSSTTASLVQPEAEDLEHGVEQTGRGKLQYSLEYNFRAQELKVGVKQAAELKAMDSSGTSDPYVITYLTSDVKKRYETRVYRKTLNPVFNESFTFQVPQAEVPESTLVMRVCDFNRFAKHEVIGEVRLPLASVSLQHVIEQWSDLAVGSKVKEEQLGEICFSLRYVPSTGKLTVLILEAKKLKRMDSHGLSDPFVKVHLILNRKKWKKKRTSVKKNTLSPYFNEVLVFEVPFNHIQNVDVVISVWDHDKVTKNEPIGKLFLGCRATGNQLRHWSDMLSNPRRPLAQWHSLQPPDVVDKALGLKSHLKLPLPPR